The following coding sequences are from one bacterium BMS3Abin14 window:
- a CDS encoding general secretion pathway, M protein, with protein MRSFLLRLSQRERVAITLGAVFVLGAILYGLVLSPALEKRSRWLSMAVRKKQELARFEELKTRYVELTRSLSGFEKRIGSSRGGDSLLARLESGAREAGIQDKIASMKPLKTKMESGIEESSVEIRLEKLDLGSLTGFLKNVEDKGRLIRIRRIRIKARFDDPSLLDATLLVSTLGGK; from the coding sequence TTGCGCAGCTTTCTTCTTCGCCTTTCACAAAGAGAAAGGGTCGCCATCACTCTGGGGGCTGTCTTCGTCCTGGGCGCCATTCTGTACGGCCTCGTTCTCTCCCCTGCCCTGGAAAAGCGAAGCCGGTGGTTGAGTATGGCGGTTCGAAAAAAACAGGAGCTTGCCAGGTTCGAGGAGTTGAAAACCAGATACGTGGAACTGACCCGATCACTGTCCGGCTTTGAGAAACGTATCGGTTCCTCCAGAGGTGGAGATTCACTTCTTGCCCGGCTCGAATCGGGAGCCAGGGAAGCAGGCATTCAGGACAAGATCGCATCAATGAAACCGCTGAAAACCAAGATGGAATCGGGAATCGAGGAATCATCAGTGGAGATCAGGCTGGAAAAGCTGGACCTTGGCTCTCTCACCGGGTTTTTGAAAAACGTGGAGGATAAGGGCCGTCTGATCAGGATAAGGCGGATCCGGATCAAGGCCCGTTTCGACGATCCCAGTCTGCTTGACGCCACGTTGCTGGTCAGCACCCTGGGGGGGAAATGA